A single genomic interval of Calypte anna isolate BGI_N300 chromosome 3, bCalAnn1_v1.p, whole genome shotgun sequence harbors:
- the PRSS35 gene encoding inactive serine protease 35, producing MKHVLLLFIFFLPILGLTDGTETEQDFTWHLKKVPQIVSERTFSLESPKFEAKTKLELNSVCGIECQRKLPVPSLSDLKDLLSYETIFENGTRTLTEVNVLGPVLDSAGNTTTRRSVRQKRQIYGTDSRFSIYDKRFMTNFPFNTAVKISTGCSGVLISPKHVLTAAHCLHNGKDYVKGSKRLRVGLMKTKSRGDGRKRKGARRSRREASAAEDHPEVATEIRRRSKGGGRKQRRSGRKQGTLDGMPSFQWTRVKSTHIPKGWFKGVSEDIALDYDYAVLELKRPHKRKHMELGISPAIKMMPRSMIHFSGFDNDRSGQLVYRFCSISDESNDLLYQYCDAEPGSTGSGVYLRLKEPNKKKWKRKIIAVYSGHQWVDVNGEQQDYNVAVRITPLKYAQICFWIHGNDGNCTQG from the coding sequence ATGAAGCACGTGTTACTgctcttcatatttttcctaCCTATATTGGGTCTCACTGATggaacagaaacagaacaagaTTTTACTTGGCACTTAAAGAAGGTTCCCCAGATTGTGAGCGAAAGGACTTTCTCCCTTGAGAGCCCTAAATTCGAAGCAAAAACCAAATTAGAGCTGAACAGTGTGTGTGGAATAGAATGTCAAAGGAAACTGCCTGTGCCAAGCTTGTCTGACTTGAAAGATCTTTTATCATATGAgaccatttttgaaaatggcaCACGGACCCTGACTGAAGTGAATGTCCTCGGACCAGTGCTCGACTCAGCTGGAAACACAACCACACGGAGGTCTGTGAGGCAGAAGAGGCAGATATATGGGACAGACAGTAGGTTCAGCATCTATGACAAGCGCTTTATGACCAACTTTCCGTTCAACACAGCTGTGAAGatctccacaggctgcagtggTGTTCTCATCTCCCCTAAGCATGTGCTAACAGCTGCCCACTGCCTGCACAATGGCAAAGATTATGTCAAGGGCAGCAAAAGGCTGAGGGTGGGgctgatgaaaacaaaatccagaGGAGATGGCAGGAAACGCAAAGGCGCCAGAAGAAGTAGGAGGGAAGCTTCTGCAGCCGAGGACCATCCCGAAGTTGCCACTGAAATAAGGCGCCGATCCAAAGGTGGtgggagaaagcagaggagatCTGGGAGAAAGCAGGGGACCTTAGATGGCATGCCCTCCTTCCAGTGGACCAGGGTGAAGAGCACTCACATCCCAAAAGGCTGGTTTAAGGGTGTCTCCGAGGATATTGCCCTGGATTATGATTACGCTGTTCTTGAGCTCAAGCGTCCCCACAAAAGGAAACACATGGAGCTGGGAATCAGCCCAGCAATCAAAATGATGCCTAGGAGCATGATCCACTTCTCAGGTTTTGACAATGATCGATCTGGGCAGCTGGTCTATAGATTCTGCAGCATTTCGGATGAGTCCAATGATCTCCTTTATCAGTACTGTGATGCTGAGCCTGGCTCCACCGGGTCTGGTGTCTACCTGCGTCTGAAGGagccaaacaaaaagaagtggAAACGCAAGATCATCGCTGTCTATTCAGGCCATCAGTGGGTGGATGTCAATGGGGAACAGCAGGATTACAATGTAGCAGTAAGAATTACCCCTCTCAAATACGCCCAGATCTGCTTCTGGATACATGGGAATGATGGGAATTGCACACAAGGCTGA